A genomic region of Desulfosarcina ovata subsp. ovata contains the following coding sequences:
- a CDS encoding uroporphyrinogen decarboxylase family protein, which produces MAIDEVILEPVNEKLRSLPRGYDMEKPFDEFSLMLAHTVLSEKQFADIYWPAFKKYIDTFVETGKQLFVFSEGNWLRFADFFDEVPRGVVALQVELDDIYEVRKRNKTITLCGGLQNAVMSRGTPQECVEMAKRAIDTLGQEGGFILSENKMCSYPNDAKSENVKAVAEFASQYWL; this is translated from the coding sequence TTGGCCATTGATGAAGTGATCCTCGAGCCTGTCAATGAAAAACTCCGCTCTTTGCCGCGTGGCTATGATATGGAAAAGCCTTTTGATGAATTCAGTTTGATGCTGGCCCATACGGTTCTCAGTGAAAAACAATTTGCTGATATTTATTGGCCGGCTTTCAAAAAATACATCGATACCTTTGTAGAAACCGGTAAACAACTGTTTGTTTTCTCAGAAGGCAATTGGCTCCGCTTTGCTGACTTTTTCGACGAAGTGCCGCGCGGTGTTGTTGCCCTTCAGGTTGAACTGGATGACATTTATGAAGTGCGGAAGAGAAATAAGACGATTACGCTTTGCGGTGGCCTCCAAAATGCGGTCATGAGCCGTGGGACTCCGCAGGAATGCGTGGAAATGGCGAAGAGAGCGATCGATACCCTTGGCCAGGAAGGTGGCTTTATCCTTTCCGAAAATAAAATGTGCTCGTATCCCAACGATGCCAAATCTGAGAACGTGAAGGCCGTCGCCGAATTTGCGTCTCAATATTGGCTGTAA
- a CDS encoding IS110 family transposase, whose translation MNKIVKYVGLDVHKDSITIAIADEGRDGNVRVYGKISNDLGQIDNVMRKLISQNAELHCVYEAGPCGYPIYRHLTSKGIDCVVVAPALIPKKTGDRVKNDRRDATHLATLHRSGELTPVYVPDQADEALRDLVRARKDIQISLRKVKQQINAFLLRQGINYPGKSKWSKAHLNWLADLKMPHPAQHIALTEYLDAMGDHEARVKRIEKAIEQCCQTSRLLPVIEALQALRGISLLSAVTVVAELGDLSRFDTPAQLMAYLGLIPSEHSSGGTIKKGPITKTGNTHARRTLIESAQAYRMPARKSKAIRKRQEGLPDDVLDIAWNAQLRLCHRYRRLIAKGKNHNVVITAIARELAGFIWAIARAVPIVAAER comes from the coding sequence ATGAACAAGATAGTAAAGTATGTTGGTTTAGATGTCCACAAAGATTCGATTACCATTGCTATCGCCGATGAAGGACGTGACGGAAACGTTCGAGTGTATGGAAAAATCAGCAACGACCTGGGGCAGATTGATAACGTCATGCGAAAACTGATTTCACAAAACGCCGAATTGCATTGTGTTTATGAAGCAGGTCCATGCGGATATCCAATCTACAGGCATTTAACAAGCAAGGGAATCGATTGCGTTGTCGTTGCTCCGGCGCTGATCCCCAAAAAAACCGGTGATCGGGTTAAAAACGATCGCCGAGATGCAACCCACCTGGCGACGCTCCACCGTTCCGGAGAACTGACGCCGGTGTATGTCCCCGATCAGGCCGATGAAGCACTTCGTGACCTGGTACGTGCACGAAAAGACATCCAAATATCGCTCCGCAAAGTCAAACAACAGATCAATGCCTTTTTATTGCGACAAGGGATCAATTATCCAGGTAAAAGCAAATGGAGTAAAGCGCATTTAAATTGGCTGGCGGATCTGAAGATGCCGCATCCGGCCCAGCACATTGCCCTTACCGAATACCTGGACGCCATGGGAGACCATGAGGCCCGCGTTAAGCGCATCGAAAAAGCGATTGAGCAATGTTGCCAAACCAGTCGATTGCTTCCGGTTATCGAGGCTCTGCAAGCGCTCAGGGGGATTTCTTTGCTCAGCGCGGTGACCGTCGTCGCTGAACTGGGGGATCTGAGCCGTTTCGATACGCCGGCACAGCTGATGGCCTATTTGGGTCTGATCCCATCGGAGCATTCAAGCGGTGGCACCATCAAAAAAGGCCCCATTACCAAAACCGGCAATACCCATGCCCGCAGGACGTTGATCGAATCGGCTCAGGCCTATCGTATGCCGGCCCGGAAAAGTAAGGCGATCCGTAAACGCCAGGAAGGCTTGCCGGACGATGTTTTGGATATTGCCTGGAATGCACAGCTACGACTATGCCACCGCTACCGCAGGTTGATTGCAAAGGGCAAAAACCATAACGTGGTCATCACCGCGATTGCACGCGAGTTGGCCGGTTTCATCTGGGCCATTGCCCGGGCTGTTCCAATCGTGGCCGCTGAAAGATGA
- a CDS encoding B12-binding domain-containing protein, which yields MMLDQKRLKEVMGDLKEEELYAILKDVMKDGGKDAPKAMDALREGMDVIGKLYESGEYFVSDLIYAGELMTESVEILRDALVGPNSTTKKGKLLICTVEGDLHDIGKNIVKAMMVAAGFEVVDLGIDVKPEEIVKTAKEQGIKIIALSSCLTLAVESMEKTVAAFKENGMRDQVKILIGGNPVNEAICSYIGADAWAHSPQQGINTCQSWV from the coding sequence ATGATGCTTGACCAAAAAAGACTCAAAGAGGTAATGGGCGATTTGAAAGAAGAAGAGCTGTATGCAATTCTCAAGGATGTCATGAAAGACGGTGGAAAGGATGCCCCTAAAGCAATGGATGCTTTGCGCGAGGGCATGGATGTCATTGGTAAACTCTATGAGAGCGGGGAATATTTTGTTAGCGATTTAATCTATGCGGGTGAATTGATGACCGAATCCGTCGAAATCCTAAGAGATGCGCTTGTTGGTCCGAACAGCACTACGAAGAAAGGCAAACTGTTAATTTGTACCGTTGAAGGAGATCTGCATGACATTGGCAAGAATATTGTCAAGGCAATGATGGTTGCCGCCGGGTTTGAAGTGGTCGATCTTGGAATTGATGTTAAACCCGAAGAAATTGTCAAGACGGCAAAAGAACAGGGTATCAAGATCATTGCTCTGAGCAGTTGCCTTACGCTTGCGGTGGAATCCATGGAAAAGACCGTTGCCGCCTTTAAGGAAAACGGCATGCGCGATCAGGTCAAGATTTTGATCGGCGGCAATCCTGTGAACGAAGCAATCTGCAGCTATATCGGTGCCGATGCTTGGGCCCATAGTCCACAGCAAGGCATCAATACCTGCCAGAGCTGGGTCTAA
- a CDS encoding methyltetrahydrofolate cobalamin methyltransferase, with amino-acid sequence MFIIGEKINGAIPSVAEAIQKRDADFVRDLALKQVDAGINYLDICAGTKPTEEYDALCWLIDIVQGTTDTPICIDSPDPNMIKRVFPRISQAGIINSVSDEGNKCDILFPLLQNTDWQVIALTCNNDGIPADADTRVHIASELIDKAAGYDISPERLHIDPLVMSLATVSKAMMIFMEAVTRIKTVYPTVKIAAGLSNISYGLPVRKLINQNFLTLALSVGLDTGILDPLNRDLYGTLLAAEALLDKDKHCRKYNNACRTGRIGSIKKIKKEGK; translated from the coding sequence ATGTTTATTATTGGCGAAAAAATCAATGGGGCAATACCTTCTGTTGCTGAGGCAATTCAAAAAAGAGATGCTGATTTTGTTCGCGATCTCGCGTTGAAGCAAGTCGATGCGGGTATCAATTATTTGGATATTTGTGCCGGCACCAAACCTACCGAAGAATATGATGCGCTTTGTTGGCTGATCGATATTGTTCAGGGCACAACCGATACCCCGATTTGTATCGATAGTCCCGATCCCAATATGATTAAAAGAGTATTTCCGCGGATCAGCCAGGCGGGCATTATAAATTCAGTTTCCGATGAAGGCAATAAATGCGACATATTATTTCCGTTGCTGCAAAATACAGATTGGCAAGTTATCGCGCTAACTTGCAATAATGATGGCATTCCCGCCGATGCGGATACCAGAGTACATATTGCTTCCGAATTGATCGATAAGGCTGCCGGTTATGATATCAGCCCAGAGCGCCTCCATATCGATCCATTGGTAATGTCTCTTGCCACGGTAAGTAAGGCAATGATGATTTTTATGGAAGCTGTCACACGTATTAAAACCGTATATCCTACCGTGAAAATCGCTGCTGGCCTTTCCAATATTTCTTATGGCTTGCCGGTTCGGAAACTCATTAACCAGAATTTCCTCACGCTAGCTCTTTCGGTAGGACTTGATACGGGTATTCTCGATCCGTTGAATCGCGATCTGTATGGGACTCTTTTGGCAGCAGAAGCTTTGCTTGATAAAGACAAACATTGCAGAAAATACAATAATGCATGTCGCACCGGCCGTATTGGTTCCATCAAAAAAATAAAAAAGGAGGGGAAATGA
- a CDS encoding hemolysin family protein, with product MSDDPQSRTGGGRMAILAGSLMWAVCAIVPVILLVSPAMAVPVGSDGTVAPPTNADTLLLIAYVSLALGVSFLCSVAEAVLLSVTPAYIESLKLRRPDRATLLKRLKQDNVDQSLAAILTLNTIAHTVGAIGAGAKATTVFGSAWFGLFSAVMTLMILFLSEIIPKTIGAVYWTKLAGMVALFVRGMIVLLYPIVWISERLTRLVAGDNPVHVFSREEFLAMVRVGEQTGQLQNKESRIIRNLFRFDSLNIADIMTPRTVISAFPDTMAMAVATDRMAKSPFSRFPIYRKDIDDVSGFVLKDDVLVLSAKGRGEEPLLSARRDILAVPETLRPSILLETFLKDRQHIALVVDEYGGTEGIVTLEDLVETLMGMEIVDERDTVEDMRALARKRWVARARALGVEIEK from the coding sequence ATGAGCGATGATCCACAGTCCCGCACCGGTGGTGGACGGATGGCCATACTGGCAGGAAGCCTGATGTGGGCCGTATGTGCCATTGTGCCGGTGATCCTGTTGGTGTCGCCCGCTATGGCCGTACCTGTGGGATCGGATGGGACGGTCGCCCCGCCAACCAACGCTGATACGCTGCTTTTGATCGCCTATGTTTCACTGGCGCTGGGGGTATCGTTTCTCTGCTCTGTGGCCGAAGCGGTCCTGCTCAGTGTTACACCGGCCTATATCGAGAGTTTGAAACTCAGGCGTCCTGACCGGGCCACCCTTTTGAAGCGGTTGAAACAGGACAACGTGGATCAGTCCCTGGCTGCCATTTTGACCCTCAACACCATCGCTCATACGGTCGGGGCCATCGGGGCCGGTGCCAAGGCAACCACCGTTTTCGGCAGCGCTTGGTTCGGACTGTTCTCTGCCGTGATGACCCTCATGATTCTTTTTCTCTCCGAGATCATTCCCAAAACCATCGGTGCCGTGTACTGGACGAAACTGGCCGGGATGGTCGCCCTTTTCGTGCGTGGCATGATTGTTTTGCTTTATCCAATAGTGTGGATATCGGAGCGGCTGACACGACTGGTGGCGGGAGACAATCCGGTTCATGTGTTCAGCCGTGAGGAGTTCCTCGCCATGGTTCGGGTCGGTGAACAAACCGGCCAGCTGCAAAACAAGGAGTCCCGGATCATCCGCAATCTGTTTCGCTTCGACTCCCTTAACATCGCCGATATCATGACCCCGCGTACCGTTATTTCCGCATTTCCCGACACCATGGCCATGGCTGTGGCCACCGATCGGATGGCAAAATCACCGTTTTCCAGATTTCCGATTTACCGCAAGGACATCGATGATGTTAGCGGCTTTGTGCTTAAGGACGATGTCCTGGTGCTCAGTGCCAAAGGACGCGGCGAGGAACCACTGTTGTCGGCGAGACGCGACATTCTGGCCGTTCCGGAAACCTTGCGGCCGTCCATTCTGCTGGAGACGTTTCTCAAGGACCGGCAGCATATCGCCCTCGTTGTAGACGAATACGGCGGCACCGAAGGGATCGTGACCCTTGAAGATCTGGTTGAGACCCTGATGGGCATGGAAATTGTTGACGAGCGGGATACGGTAGAAGATATGCGCGCCCTGGCGCGCAAGCGATGGGTGGCCCGGGCCCGGGCGCTGGGCGTTGAAATAGAGAAATAG
- a CDS encoding TonB-dependent receptor plug domain-containing protein produces MTNQKRGLKMKQKWIFVPVFVLSLSCFGAPRVHATSEPTKLEPVIVTATKTEKDLEKVPAVVTVISQEEIQQTPARTVGDLLANLPGVYVNEPQGVGLVTPQSMTISGLGSAGHTLVLMDGQKVNTPFTDYAYLTTLPVRAVDRIEVLRGPYSALYGSSAGGGIINIITKDGGGQNYIQPWGDAGNFDRYDYGLDAGLNFGNFSLGIFYDHKEVDNYMLYEDKGVDTENRDYDHDRFHAKLTGTLGDKTNIAISGGTVDGETQYGVGDNLGVYCHQDIKHPYVNAQLESFLSDRWILKAQADWLRSEHNYSGETLETINWINTGYATIPNFVYKESLNDTVADRYHGDLNTSWTFADQQILTLGAEISYFSVEKKIVDADTGAILDVQGREGDVTDEDETQYSFYAQWDGTFFDTLELVLGGRFDDYDSYGNEFSPKAAIRWNYIPGGNIKLSAGKGFKAPSLSQLYSVPWSISSFIVYQGNPDLDAETVWAYQASVEQRLFDDAFFVRVTPYFSKADDFITSVRYDDPLNDGGQIMQPENVDEVEIKGVDVELSYDISSGLTPFINYNYNETRDNNTNAILDGYPRNSAAIGLRFNLPVADCCRTYGSYAARYRGSWTSSSWGRTTVTEEVGDYWYHTASIAFLFNKMIEVKGEFFNIFNDRSTTDIDDYLPEFNYLIGVSFKYTF; encoded by the coding sequence ATGACCAACCAGAAAAGGGGATTGAAGATGAAGCAGAAATGGATTTTTGTACCGGTCTTCGTGTTGTCGCTGTCTTGTTTCGGGGCGCCGCGCGTCCATGCCACCAGCGAGCCGACCAAATTGGAGCCCGTGATCGTGACCGCCACCAAAACCGAAAAAGACCTAGAAAAGGTACCGGCCGTGGTCACGGTTATCAGCCAGGAGGAGATTCAGCAGACCCCGGCCCGGACCGTCGGCGACCTTCTCGCCAACCTTCCCGGCGTCTATGTCAACGAACCGCAGGGGGTCGGACTGGTGACGCCCCAATCCATGACCATCAGCGGACTGGGATCGGCAGGGCACACCCTGGTCCTCATGGATGGCCAGAAGGTCAACACGCCCTTTACCGATTACGCCTATTTGACTACCCTGCCGGTGCGGGCCGTGGATCGGATCGAGGTGCTTCGGGGTCCCTATTCGGCGCTTTACGGCTCCTCGGCAGGGGGCGGCATCATCAACATCATCACCAAGGACGGTGGCGGTCAAAACTACATTCAACCCTGGGGTGATGCGGGCAACTTTGATCGCTACGATTATGGGCTGGACGCCGGCCTGAATTTCGGAAATTTTTCATTGGGAATTTTTTACGATCATAAGGAAGTGGACAACTACATGCTTTACGAAGATAAAGGCGTCGATACGGAAAACCGGGATTATGATCACGACCGTTTTCACGCCAAGCTCACCGGTACCCTTGGTGACAAGACCAACATCGCGATTTCCGGTGGTACCGTGGATGGCGAGACCCAATACGGCGTGGGCGACAATCTGGGTGTCTATTGCCATCAGGATATCAAGCACCCGTACGTGAACGCGCAACTGGAAAGCTTCCTGTCGGATCGGTGGATCCTCAAGGCCCAGGCGGACTGGCTGCGGTCCGAGCACAACTATTCCGGCGAAACCCTGGAAACGATCAACTGGATCAACACGGGATACGCCACCATTCCCAACTTTGTGTACAAGGAATCCTTGAACGACACCGTGGCGGACCGCTACCATGGCGATCTCAATACCAGCTGGACCTTTGCCGACCAGCAGATTCTGACCCTGGGGGCCGAGATCTCCTATTTCTCCGTAGAAAAGAAAATAGTGGATGCGGACACGGGAGCGATACTCGATGTTCAGGGCAGGGAAGGAGATGTGACGGACGAGGATGAGACTCAGTATTCGTTTTACGCCCAGTGGGACGGTACTTTTTTCGATACCCTGGAACTGGTTCTCGGCGGGCGATTTGACGATTACGATTCCTATGGAAACGAATTTTCACCCAAGGCCGCCATCCGCTGGAACTATATCCCCGGCGGTAATATCAAGCTTTCCGCCGGAAAGGGCTTCAAAGCTCCCTCCCTGAGCCAGCTCTATTCCGTGCCGTGGTCAATCTCTTCGTTTATCGTGTACCAGGGAAACCCGGATCTTGATGCTGAAACCGTGTGGGCCTACCAGGCATCGGTCGAACAACGCCTGTTTGATGACGCCTTCTTTGTCCGGGTGACGCCCTATTTTTCCAAGGCCGACGATTTTATCACCAGCGTGCGTTATGATGATCCGCTCAACGATGGCGGCCAGATCATGCAACCGGAAAATGTGGATGAGGTGGAGATCAAGGGGGTGGACGTCGAACTCTCCTACGACATCTCGAGCGGACTGACCCCATTTATCAATTACAACTACAACGAAACCCGGGACAACAACACGAATGCGATCTTAGACGGGTATCCCCGCAACAGTGCTGCCATCGGCCTGCGCTTCAACCTGCCGGTTGCCGACTGTTGTCGAACTTACGGTTCCTATGCGGCCCGCTATCGCGGATCGTGGACCAGCAGCAGTTGGGGGCGGACAACCGTAACCGAGGAAGTGGGCGATTACTGGTATCATACGGCATCCATCGCCTTTCTGTTCAATAAAATGATCGAGGTTAAAGGGGAGTTTTTCAATATTTTCAACGACCGTTCTACAACGGATATCGACGATTACCTTCCTGAATTCAATTATTTGATTGGCGTGTCGTTTAAATATACCTTCTAA
- a CDS encoding ABC transporter ATP-binding protein: protein MIRASRMRFRYPGRGEDALAGLDLDVGPGEIALISGPTGCGKSTLGMALCGAIPHLIAGSLDGDLNVCGQRPDRRAVRETARDLGLLLQNVEFMTFTEKVDDEIAFGLENFAVEPDRMDALIQGALDRVEAAHLRHRKIVTLSSGERQRVLMAALLALDQRVLVLDEPLAFLDRQAQRRLLAILTEIAQSGRTVLVFEHRRDMLRSVASTELYMTGGRWDDAPESVSRFAVMPEGSAGETLLAFDDVAFAWPGDSRQLFTGLSFAVRAGESVALLGNNGCGKTTLFRLAMGLLKPSQGTVRTCALDPSKEPPARIAEQAAYIFQQPDHQLYLTTVTDEVAAQSNGWAAADREMRDLDLLALADRHPRSLSMGQKRRVTIAAACARRPKLMLLDEPSVGLDDRSLALVLARLSRHIEGGGAALVATHDQRVADALAHRRVRLQMQTKGA from the coding sequence TTGATCCGGGCTTCGCGCATGCGGTTCCGATACCCGGGCCGCGGCGAAGATGCCTTGGCCGGCCTGGATCTGGATGTGGGGCCCGGTGAGATCGCTCTCATATCGGGGCCCACGGGATGCGGCAAATCGACACTGGGGATGGCCTTGTGCGGCGCCATTCCTCATTTGATTGCCGGTTCGCTGGATGGGGATTTGAACGTTTGCGGCCAGCGTCCGGACCGGCGGGCGGTCCGGGAGACGGCCCGGGATCTGGGGCTTCTCCTCCAGAACGTCGAGTTCATGACCTTCACGGAAAAGGTCGATGACGAGATCGCCTTTGGTCTGGAAAACTTCGCCGTCGAGCCGGACCGCATGGACGCCCTGATTCAAGGGGCGCTGGATCGTGTCGAGGCGGCCCATTTGCGGCATCGAAAAATCGTGACGCTTTCGTCCGGTGAACGCCAACGGGTGCTGATGGCCGCCCTTCTGGCCCTGGATCAGCGCGTACTGGTCCTGGACGAACCATTGGCTTTTCTCGACCGGCAGGCCCAACGACGGCTGCTTGCGATTCTGACGGAAATCGCCCAATCCGGCCGTACGGTGCTGGTCTTCGAGCACCGCCGGGACATGCTCCGTTCCGTGGCCTCGACGGAATTGTACATGACCGGTGGCCGCTGGGACGACGCACCGGAATCGGTTTCGCGCTTTGCGGTCATGCCGGAAGGATCGGCCGGCGAAACCCTGCTGGCCTTTGACGATGTCGCTTTTGCCTGGCCGGGGGATTCGCGGCAACTGTTCACCGGCCTATCCTTTGCGGTGCGTGCCGGCGAGAGTGTGGCGCTATTGGGAAACAACGGATGCGGGAAGACGACCCTCTTCCGCCTGGCCATGGGACTGCTGAAACCCTCGCAAGGCACCGTTCGGACCTGTGCGCTGGACCCTTCCAAAGAGCCCCCCGCCCGGATCGCCGAACAGGCGGCCTATATTTTCCAGCAGCCTGACCATCAGCTTTACCTGACCACCGTGACGGATGAGGTGGCTGCCCAGTCAAACGGATGGGCGGCGGCCGATCGTGAAATGCGCGACCTGGACCTGTTGGCTTTGGCCGACCGGCACCCTCGCTCCCTCTCCATGGGACAAAAGCGGCGCGTTACCATCGCTGCCGCCTGCGCCCGCCGGCCGAAACTGATGTTGCTTGACGAACCGTCGGTAGGCCTTGACGATCGGAGCCTGGCGCTGGTGCTGGCAAGACTTTCCCGGCACATCGAAGGCGGTGGCGCGGCACTGGTCGCCACCCACGATCAGCGCGTGGCAGACGCCCTGGCCCACCGGCGGGTGAGGTTGCAGATGCAGACAAAAGGCGCATGA
- a CDS encoding energy-coupling factor transporter transmembrane component T family protein, whose amino-acid sequence MIGAFPSARETAVHRLHPFSKMAVGMGVTVYALILVDPVALFILLAFLLCVAGMAGVRISARRWLGLLIFFTIFAALNFSASDDHAHALAYCLRLAVFMAAVPVMAATTAPQEMVRALTRVHLPPGLIVSLLLVWRFFPVMAAEVREMRQAALLRGRRMGGVWMRFYRGSMVPLAFAVVEYSDKIALALEIRGFNPGARRSCYALPRFKRGDAVYLALAAVVCLLAAGIQWGGRP is encoded by the coding sequence GTGATCGGCGCATTCCCATCGGCCCGAGAGACCGCCGTCCATCGCCTGCATCCGTTTTCCAAGATGGCGGTGGGGATGGGCGTGACCGTGTATGCGCTTATCCTGGTGGACCCGGTGGCGCTGTTTATCCTCCTGGCGTTTCTCCTTTGCGTTGCCGGTATGGCCGGCGTGCGCATTTCCGCTCGTCGATGGCTGGGCCTGCTGATCTTTTTTACCATTTTTGCCGCCTTGAATTTCTCGGCCAGCGATGATCATGCCCATGCCTTGGCCTATTGCCTGCGCCTTGCGGTTTTCATGGCTGCGGTTCCGGTCATGGCGGCAACCACCGCGCCCCAGGAGATGGTCCGTGCCCTGACCCGGGTTCATTTGCCCCCGGGACTGATTGTTTCCCTGCTCCTGGTCTGGCGGTTTTTTCCGGTCATGGCCGCCGAGGTCAGGGAGATGCGGCAGGCGGCGCTTCTTCGGGGCAGGCGCATGGGTGGCGTCTGGATGCGTTTTTACCGCGGATCGATGGTTCCCCTTGCCTTTGCCGTGGTTGAGTACAGTGACAAGATCGCTTTGGCCCTTGAAATCCGTGGGTTTAATCCCGGTGCCAGGCGCTCCTGCTATGCGCTGCCCCGGTTTAAGCGCGGTGACGCCGTCTATTTGGCCCTTGCGGCCGTCGTCTGCCTGCTGGCGGCGGGCATTCAATGGGGAGGGCGGCCTTGA